AGCCAATATATTGTTTGTGGTAGTTAATGGATAACTTCCATAAGGAGTATTGGTCAAATAAGTATTATTGATTGAATAGGGTTGCGCGTCTCCTCCAACCTGTGCAGCAGATAAGCGAACTTTTAAATAAGAAATCGCCGAAGGCAAATGAACCATATTCGAAACAATCGCACTGAATGATGCAGATGGATAGAAATAAGAATTATTAGCTGCCGGTAAAGTGCTAGACCAATCGTTACGACCAGTAATATCCAAATAAAGCATTTTATTGTAATCAAAATCTCCAAATGCATATAGACTATATATCTCTTTATTTTCTTTTTGATAGAAAGTCGGTAACTGACTTTGTGCATTAGAAAAATTATACAACCCCGGAGTAATCAATGCATTTGCTATATCTCTCGTATAAGTAATATTTTGCATAAACTTATTCCCTCCGCCCGATAAGCGCATATTAAACTTTCCGGTAGAAGGTTTTATATAAGTAAATAAGAAATCGGTATTGTTTTCAAAATATCCTATATCATCTGTTCTAAAACCGCCGGAAGGAAAGCGAACCGTTCCAAAAGCACGATGTCCTTCACGATTGTCTGTATAATAATCTATTCCGGAACGTAACATCAAATTAAACTGAGGGTTAAACTCATATTTTAATGAAGCATTCCCAATCAAGCGATTTTTGATAAAACTATTTGTATTGTCTTCTAAGGTTACATAAGGATTGTCGTGGTTATTCCAATAACGGAATTGAGCCCTATCCTGTTGTCCAACCTGCCATTTCTTTTTCAAAGAATTAATATCAATATTCATTGGCATGCCATATACACCAAAGAATGTGTACATCACACTTTCCGAACCATAACCAATATTGGGTCTATTATCACTGCTGCTATTGATATAATCTAAGAAAACATTAGTACTTAAATGTTTACTGAATTGATGATTTGCTCTTAACGATAAAGAATAACGTTTCAAATCTGTATTTGGTAGTATGCCCTTATTAAACAAATTACTAAATGACATATGAAAATTGCCCTTTTCGTTACTACCTCCAAATTCAACAGAATTTTGAGTAGTTATACCCGTTTGAAGAAAATCTTTAAAATGATCCGCATGACCTATCCAAGGCGTAGCTGTAATTGGGGTGGAAGAAGAACCTCTTGCTATCAAATCCGCTGCTTGTAGGCCATCACTTCCCACCATACCATCAAATTGATTTACTAATAAAGAAGGATCAAATTTTAAACCCCAGTTAGGTATATTGTTTTCAGCAGATCCACCACCATTTAAATATTGATATGTATTAGGTGCTCCCGATAGAGGATAAGCATTGACACCTGCTCCATATTGATTTTGTAAATGTGGCAATTTAAGCGGCGTTTCCATTGTAGTATTTGAATTGATGGTAACACCTGCTAAACCATCTTCAGTTTTACCTTTTTTGGTAGTCAAAACTACCACTCCGTTGGCTGCGCGAGAACCATACAAAGCTGCAGCTGATGCGCCTTTTAATATAGTAATGCTGGCAATATCATTCGGATTAATTTCGGCTGCTCCATTGCCATAATCTACTTCTGCCCAAGTACCTTGATTGGAAGAGTTTTCTACTGCATTATTAAAATAGGTTTCGTTATTAATGGGCACACCATCGACCACAAATAAAGGCTGATTTGAACCACTAAATGAATTTTCGCCTCTAATAACAATTCTAGAAGAGGACCCTACACCAGCACCGCCGTTTGTAATTTGTACGCCGGCTACTTTACCACTTAAATCGTTTACCAAGTTTGGGTCTTGTGCCTGCGTTAAATCACTTGTTTTCAAGGTTTGTACCGCGTATCCTAAAGACTGACCTGAGCGGGAAATACCTAATGCAGTTACAATTACATCATTTAGAGCCGTAGTATCCCTTTCTAATTGAATAACTAAATCAGTTCTATTGTCTACATTTTCTTGTATAGGAAGGTAACCAACATATGATATAGTTAAAATAGCATTTGAAGGAACTGTGGCAGTAAAATCCCCATTATCATTCGTAAAAAAACCTTTCTTTTTTCCGTTTAAATAAATGGAAGCTTTAGAAATCGGTGTGTGATCTTTACTATCAACAACTTTCCCTGTAATTTTTACATTCTCTTGCGCATATGCCATGCAGGAAGAAAAGATGGCAAAAAGCAGCATGAATGCCTTAACGTATTTGTTAAGGATAAAAATTCCTTGTTCTTTTTTCATTTTTAATTTTTTCTGATTAAGCGAGTTGCTTTGTTTGGTTTATAAACCCATACGAATGATGAATTTTATAAGTCAGAACTCTTTTATTTCGTGTGCAAAGCTATTTTAACAAGGCATTATTATAACGCAGAAGGGCATTAAGGAATCATCAACTTAATATGTCTAAATTGTTAATAGCACTAAAGATTTAGTTCAATGGGCATACACTGGATCTAGTGTAAGAAAAAAGAGGTAGGATTTATACAAAAATGTAAATCACAATCTACTATCCTTCATTCCACAACAGAAATAAGGATAAATATAAATAGATTCTATAGCCGGAAAATCAGACTATATTATTAAGGAGGGTCGTTTCAAATATTGGGATATGATTCAATGCTAGGGCAGAGTGCGAATCAGTGCGGCCAATTTTAGGAGTTCATAAAAATTGAGTAAACTAATCACAATATTTTCAAAAGAATATCTTTTTCGTTTCAAAAGTATTGGCTTATTTATTTAAACATGTTTTCAGCGTTTTCCACACTTTTTTGTGTGCCTACATCTATAAATTTAGCCCCGGAATGATCATAATAACCAATATTATATTTTTTTGATAAATCTAAATACACATCTACCATAGAAAATTTTCCACGTTGTTTAATCAAAGAAAATATTTTAGTATCAATAAAATGAATGCCGCTAAAAGCTTTCTGAATCATAGTATCAGAGAACCGGGTAATCTTTTGTTCACGCGTATTCACATTTTCCCAGCCACATAGATGACCATAACTATTAAATAAAAAATATCGCGATGTTGTGCGCTTACTTACTGCCAGGGTGGCAATATTTTTTTCTATCTTTTGTCGATAAAATAACTTATTCAAATCAATATCGGCTAATATATCTACGTTCATCAACACAAAATTCTTTTCTCCTTCAAAAAACGTTGCAGCTTTAACTAGACCTCCACCTGTCTCCAAGACCTCGGTGGTTTCATCAGAAAAAGAAATAGCGGAGCCCCAACCATTATTTTTCTTTACAGCCTCTTTAATTTGATCAGCAAAATGATGCACGTTCACAATAACTTCTTTAATGTCATGTTGCTGCAAATATTCAATATTTCTTTGTAACAGGGGCTTTCCGTTTACGATTGCCAATGCCTTTGGATGTCTATCCGTAAAGGGCCTCAAGCGCGTACCCAGGCCAGCTGCCAATATCATTGCTTTCATCTGCTATTAAATTATATCTCCTCTTAATACTCAAAAGTTCTTCATTAAATCAATTTATAAAAGATTACAGCCAGCATATATAAGCAGGTGATCAAAAAAATACCTTTGGCTGTCTGATCTTTCTTTCGATTGATGTAAATAGTAAAAAGTACCACATTCGCCATTAATGAAATACTAGAAACTGCAGTTAATAATGATTTATTTTGAAATGTTGCACGTAAAAATTCAGCTATCGAAAAAGTAGGAAAATATTTCACAAAGTAATATATCGCCACTCCCAGAAAGGGGGCTAACAATCCCAATAGAAACCCAAATTTTAATGTGTCTTTTTTAAAAATCAAAATCTAGCTTTTTCTCTAAAGTTTCTTTTAATGCATAATTGGTCAAATCAAATTGAACAGGTACAACACTTACATAATTATTTGCCAGGGCCCACACATCTGCATCTTTCTTCTTGTCGAAGTTAATAAATTCGCCTGTGAGCCAATAATAATTTTTACCAGTAGGGTCTTTACGTTCCTCGAAATCTTCCTCATATTTAGCGTAGGCCTGGCGGCAAACTTTTACGCCTTTGACCAGGTCCACTGCTACTGCAGGGATATTCACATTTAAACAAAAATGTTTGTCCAACTTTTTACCAATTAATTGTTTCACTAAGAGGTTTGCATATTTCTTAGCTGCGCTAAAATCTGCCTCCACACTATAATCCAACAAGCTAAAACCAATGCTGGGAATACCTTCTATACTAGCCTCAAGCGCAGCCGACATGGTACCGGAATAAATCACGTTGATAGAATGATTAGCGCCATGATTGACTCCGCTCAAGCAAATGTCGGGCTTTTGATGTAACACTTTATCTACAGCTAGTTTCACACAATCTACAGGCGTGCCTGAACATTGATAACTTTCTATATTTTCAAAAATCTCTACCTTGTTTAGACGCAATGGCAGACCTATCGTGATGGCATGCCCCATGCCGCTTTGTGGCTTATCGGGTGCAACAACGACTATTTTCCCCAAATCTTTTACTGCCTCAACCAAGGCTCGAATTCCGGGGGCATGTATTCCATCGTCATTAGTAACCAATATAATAGGTCGTTTTTTTTTCTTTCTTTGATAGCATAGGCGCAAGTTAAAACAAATAATGAAGTAGTTACACTTGCAGGTAAGTAGTTTTGTTTGAAGTTGCTGGGTTTTAACATGTGCCCAGTGAATTAACGAATTAATCACTAAATCATAAAGCGCAATCCCCATCCAAAAATGAAGATCAGCAATTATTTTGCATTTTCAATTGCCCATTTTAATAAAGCATTTTTTCCGGAGGGAATATCAAGTTTCTTCATTATATGACTCCGGTGTGTTTCCACTGTTTTTTCTGAGATAAATAATAATGCAGCAATTTCTTTTGAAGACTTCTGATCAGCTATCATCTTTAATATTTTCTTTTCTGCAAAGGTGAGACTACTTAAATCTACGGCCTCTGTAGATTGATTTAAATATAAACTATCTTCTAATTGCGGGCTAAAATAAGTATTGCCTTTTTGAACTTCTTCCAAGCATTTTTCCATTTCATTCATTGCAAACTCTTTCAGTAAAAAGCCGCTAACCCCTAATCCTTTGGCATAATTAAAAACAGACAACTCATTCTGAAGTGTAATTAAAACTACTTTGGTGCGCGTTTTAATTTCTGATAGTTTTTTCAGAATTTCTAAGCCCGTCATGCCGGGCATTGATATATCTAACAAAGCAATAGAAGGCTGTTTTGCCAAAATTTGATTATATGCTTCAATACCATTATTACATGCAGTAACAATACAATGCCCTTTTTGTTCCAAATAAGT
The Arachidicoccus soli DNA segment above includes these coding regions:
- a CDS encoding SusC/RagA family TonB-linked outer membrane protein — encoded protein: MKKEQGIFILNKYVKAFMLLFAIFSSCMAYAQENVKITGKVVDSKDHTPISKASIYLNGKKKGFFTNDNGDFTATVPSNAILTISYVGYLPIQENVDNRTDLVIQLERDTTALNDVIVTALGISRSGQSLGYAVQTLKTSDLTQAQDPNLVNDLSGKVAGVQITNGGAGVGSSSRIVIRGENSFSGSNQPLFVVDGVPINNETYFNNAVENSSNQGTWAEVDYGNGAAEINPNDIASITILKGASAAALYGSRAANGVVVLTTKKGKTEDGLAGVTINSNTTMETPLKLPHLQNQYGAGVNAYPLSGAPNTYQYLNGGGSAENNIPNWGLKFDPSLLVNQFDGMVGSDGLQAADLIARGSSSTPITATPWIGHADHFKDFLQTGITTQNSVEFGGSNEKGNFHMSFSNLFNKGILPNTDLKRYSLSLRANHQFSKHLSTNVFLDYINSSSDNRPNIGYGSESVMYTFFGVYGMPMNIDINSLKKKWQVGQQDRAQFRYWNNHDNPYVTLEDNTNSFIKNRLIGNASLKYEFNPQFNLMLRSGIDYYTDNREGHRAFGTVRFPSGGFRTDDIGYFENNTDFLFTYIKPSTGKFNMRLSGGGNKFMQNITYTRDIANALITPGLYNFSNAQSQLPTFYQKENKEIYSLYAFGDFDYNKMLYLDITGRNDWSSTLPAANNSYFYPSASFSAIVSNMVHLPSAISYLKVRLSAAQVGGDAQPYSINNTYLTNTPYGSYPLTTTNNILANSNLKPSKTNTYEGGIEVRFLQDRIGLDATVYHSLTKNEIVQLPVPVSSGYTNAYVNGATIANNGIEIMLNVTPVLTKDFTWNSSFNFSHNVGTVKALPEGIKTYVYAQVTQYDRYYRAIQYDAVVGGKLGNMYGNGFVRDSKGNVVYKNGIPQYTSSQNTLLGNYNPDFILGWYNTMSYKNFDLSFTWDWHQGGKYYSYTELGVLAGGMSVQTLPGRETGIIGKGVMDDGTGNYVPNTVRVSAADYYNAYYNASNNEALMYDETYLKLREVRLGYTFKHPFGRKSNASMNVSLVGRNLLEFTQNKDVDPETLALRGQQILPGIEFLSVPSTRSYGLSLRVNL
- a CDS encoding nucleotidyltransferase family protein; the protein is MKAMILAAGLGTRLRPFTDRHPKALAIVNGKPLLQRNIEYLQQHDIKEVIVNVHHFADQIKEAVKKNNGWGSAISFSDETTEVLETGGGLVKAATFFEGEKNFVLMNVDILADIDLNKLFYRQKIEKNIATLAVSKRTTSRYFLFNSYGHLCGWENVNTREQKITRFSDTMIQKAFSGIHFIDTKIFSLIKQRGKFSMVDVYLDLSKKYNIGYYDHSGAKFIDVGTQKSVENAENMFK
- the surE gene encoding 5'/3'-nucleotidase SurE; its protein translation is MVTNDDGIHAPGIRALVEAVKDLGKIVVVAPDKPQSGMGHAITIGLPLRLNKVEIFENIESYQCSGTPVDCVKLAVDKVLHQKPDICLSGVNHGANHSINVIYSGTMSAALEASIEGIPSIGFSLLDYSVEADFSAAKKYANLLVKQLIGKKLDKHFCLNVNIPAVAVDLVKGVKVCRQAYAKYEEDFEERKDPTGKNYYWLTGEFINFDKKKDADVWALANNYVSVVPVQFDLTNYALKETLEKKLDFDF
- a CDS encoding response regulator, with the protein product MANILIADDHPVVLLGIKTYLEQKGHCIVTACNNGIEAYNQILAKQPSIALLDISMPGMTGLEILKKLSEIKTRTKVVLITLQNELSVFNYAKGLGVSGFLLKEFAMNEMEKCLEEVQKGNTYFSPQLEDSLYLNQSTEAVDLSSLTFAEKKILKMIADQKSSKEIAALLFISEKTVETHRSHIMKKLDIPSGKNALLKWAIENAK